In Streptomyces sp. NBC_00704, a genomic segment contains:
- the nucS gene encoding endonuclease NucS, whose product MRLVIARCSVDYAGRLTAHLPSAPRLILVKADGSVSIHADDRAYKPLNWMSPPCTLKEGAGDEEGVWTVVNKGGEKLIITMEEILHDSSHELGVDPGLIKDGVEAHLQELLADRIETLGEGYTLIRREYMTAIGPVDILCRDAAGQTVAVEIKRRGEIDGVEQLTRYLELLNRDPHLAPVRGVFAAQEIKPQARVLATDRGIGCTVLDYNALRGIEDDKLRLF is encoded by the coding sequence ATGCGTCTCGTCATCGCCCGGTGCTCCGTCGACTACGCCGGCCGGCTCACCGCCCATCTCCCTTCCGCTCCCCGCCTCATTCTGGTGAAGGCGGACGGCAGCGTCTCGATCCATGCGGACGACCGCGCCTACAAGCCCCTGAACTGGATGTCGCCGCCCTGCACGCTCAAGGAGGGCGCGGGCGACGAGGAGGGCGTGTGGACCGTCGTCAACAAGGGCGGCGAGAAGCTCATCATCACGATGGAGGAGATCCTCCACGACTCGTCGCACGAACTGGGCGTCGATCCCGGCCTGATCAAGGACGGCGTGGAAGCGCACCTCCAGGAACTGCTCGCCGACCGCATCGAGACCCTCGGCGAGGGCTACACCCTCATCCGCCGCGAGTACATGACGGCCATCGGACCGGTCGACATCCTGTGCCGGGACGCGGCGGGGCAGACCGTCGCGGTGGAGATCAAGCGGCGCGGCGAGATCGACGGCGTCGAGCAACTCACGCGCTATCTGGAGCTGTTGAACCGCGATCCGCATCTCGCGCCGGTGCGCGGCGTCTTCGCGGCCCAGGAGATCAAGCCCCAGGCCCGTGTGCTGGCCACGGACCGCGGCATCGGCTGCACGGTCCTCGACTACAACGCCCTGCGCGGCATCGAGGACGACAAGCTGCGCCTGTTCTGA
- a CDS encoding SCO5389 family protein: MSLDVSPALLEQAERGEVDEAQFVDCVRTSLPYAWEMVSSLVAQLKVDGADFADNQTPPPDEQARGQLLRALASDAIRGALQRHFGVRLAFQNCHRVAVFPLDPAVDEKLGRFTSVRSQVLNQSPEFRDC; encoded by the coding sequence ATGTCGCTCGACGTCTCACCGGCCCTACTCGAACAGGCCGAGCGAGGCGAGGTCGACGAAGCACAATTCGTCGACTGCGTCCGGACCTCCCTGCCCTACGCATGGGAGATGGTCAGCTCCCTGGTGGCCCAGCTGAAGGTGGACGGCGCGGACTTCGCCGACAACCAGACGCCCCCGCCGGACGAGCAGGCACGCGGGCAGTTGCTGCGCGCGCTCGCGAGTGACGCCATACGCGGTGCGCTGCAACGGCACTTCGGTGTGCGGCTGGCCTTCCAGAACTGCCACCGGGTGGCGGTGTTCCCGTTGGACCCCGCGGTCGACGAGAAGCTCGGCCGCTTCACCTCGGTCCGCAGCCAGGTGCTGAACCAGTCCCCGGAATTCCGGGACTGCTGA